A genomic region of Leptospira mtsangambouensis contains the following coding sequences:
- the rbfA gene encoding 30S ribosome-binding factor RbfA, protein MNPIRMKKLESEIIRLISTAILEGKVKDPRVFLPSFHRIEISEDLQYAKVYFTALCNNNERKKLTQGLVSCAGFLSSLVGKNLHLHTNPRFTFVWDNNYIKSLEVNRLIDESAPKTLFEELHPEESVEDTGSEEDSESNPNSK, encoded by the coding sequence ATGAATCCCATTCGAATGAAAAAACTCGAATCGGAGATCATTCGCCTTATCTCCACAGCCATTTTGGAAGGCAAGGTAAAGGACCCTCGGGTCTTTTTACCGAGTTTCCATCGGATTGAGATCAGCGAAGATTTGCAATATGCAAAAGTGTATTTCACTGCTCTTTGTAATAACAACGAAAGAAAAAAACTCACACAGGGACTAGTTTCTTGTGCTGGTTTTCTTTCCTCTCTTGTGGGAAAAAATCTTCACCTTCACACCAACCCAAGATTTACATTTGTCTGGGACAATAACTACATCAAAAGTTTAGAAGTGAATCGTCTCATTGATGAATCCGCTCCCAAAACTTTATTTGAAGAACTTCATCCGGAGGAATCGGTAGAAGATACTGGTTCTGAAGAGGATTCAGAATCAAATCCAAATAGCAAGTAA
- the truB gene encoding tRNA pseudouridine(55) synthase TruB — MSKPYRSGFLFVYKPPGITSSDLVLKTKRLLSQKSVGHTGTLDRFAEGLLILPCGDYTAFSQVFLGKDKSYFAEVTVGLKTDSGDSDGVVEVDERETILPRFESEFPISRLEEELNRLTALTSQKAPKISALKVGGKRQSDLVREGSVVEEKERQISIYQVADIQKTKLGFSFRIHVSSGTYIRKIILDLSEKWGIPLSLQRLVRESIGDYDLKDVKTLDQISPHDLRNWKEVFPLPTRIVDEAEKKAVIHGGYIWDKLPKPVENGFYILDADEDTILAWCDYQGKPDHIPYRYRKVFFDPAAKIMFSK; from the coding sequence ATGTCGAAACCTTATCGTTCTGGATTTTTATTTGTCTACAAACCACCTGGGATCACAAGTTCCGATTTAGTATTGAAAACCAAACGATTGTTAAGTCAAAAATCCGTGGGACATACAGGAACCTTGGACCGGTTTGCCGAAGGTTTACTCATTTTACCTTGTGGGGACTACACTGCCTTTTCCCAAGTATTTTTAGGAAAAGATAAATCTTATTTTGCTGAAGTGACTGTGGGTTTAAAAACCGATTCGGGAGATTCAGATGGGGTGGTGGAAGTGGATGAAAGGGAGACGATCCTACCTCGTTTTGAATCCGAATTTCCGATTAGTCGTCTAGAAGAGGAACTGAATCGACTCACCGCTCTCACCTCGCAAAAAGCACCGAAAATTTCTGCCCTGAAAGTGGGAGGAAAACGCCAGTCGGATTTAGTCCGGGAAGGTTCGGTGGTTGAAGAAAAAGAAAGGCAAATCTCGATCTACCAAGTGGCAGACATCCAAAAGACCAAATTAGGTTTTTCCTTTCGAATACATGTAAGTTCTGGAACCTACATTCGGAAAATCATCCTCGACCTTTCGGAGAAGTGGGGAATCCCACTGTCCCTACAAAGACTGGTCCGTGAATCCATTGGGGATTACGATTTGAAAGATGTGAAAACTCTGGACCAAATTTCCCCCCATGACCTCAGAAATTGGAAAGAAGTATTCCCACTTCCCACCCGCATTGTGGACGAGGCAGAGAAAAAAGCCGTCATCCACGGGGGATACATCTGGGACAAACTCCCGAAGCCCGTCGAAAACGGGTTTTACATTCTCGACGCAGACGAGGATACCATCCTTGCTTGGTGTGATTACCAAGGGAAACCGGACCACATTCCTTACCGGTACAGAAAAGTATTTTTTGACCCTGCTGCAAAAATTATGTTTTCTAAATGA
- the rpsO gene encoding 30S ribosomal protein S15 produces MITKEQKQQIIATFGSKPNDTGSAEVQIALLDSRIKDLTEHFKANKKDFHSRRGLIAMVNQRKSLLEYLKKSNVESYKKLIEKLGLRK; encoded by the coding sequence ATGATCACAAAAGAACAAAAACAGCAGATCATTGCTACATTCGGTAGCAAACCAAACGACACAGGTTCTGCAGAAGTACAAATCGCTCTTCTCGACTCTCGAATCAAAGACCTTACTGAGCATTTCAAAGCGAATAAGAAGGACTTTCACTCTCGCCGCGGTCTAATCGCAATGGTGAACCAGAGAAAGAGTTTGTTGGAATATTTGAAAAAGTCCAACGTAGAAAGTTATAAAAAGCTGATTGAAAAACTCGGCCTTAGGAAGTAA
- the pnp gene encoding polyribonucleotide nucleotidyltransferase, which produces MATEFTGSWGRDSITIETGKWAKQAHGSVVYKTGNLVLLATVCAADEPKEGQDFFPLTCEYTEKAYSVGRFPGGYFKREAKPAEHEVLLSRILDRPIRPMFPEGYFSEVQLLIQVLSADKQVSVQGHAINAASAALSVSSIPFAGPIAGARIGRIGGEFILNPTNEEITKSDLDLVVAGTKDAIVMIEGEANEISKEDMMAALRFAQEQLKVAVAMQEELAKKNGTVKKEVVLKAPDKELHAKIREFAFDRLTVANKNADKAKRNDDIKAINKETVEHFKTLLAPEDKSKDIKHFLHELEYEVVRELVLGEGIRFDGRKTNEIRQISCEIDVLPGPHGSAVFTRGQTQSLGVMTLGTTSDNQRYETLEGSKEKNFMLHYNFPAFSVGEVRRNSGPGRREIGHGNLAERAIKKVLPTQTDFPYVIRLVSEILESNGSSSMASVCSGTLALMAGGVPISGPVSGIAMGLFSDEKGRFAVLSDIAGIEDHFGDMDFKLAGTKKGITAFQMDLKVNGLGLEVLQKAIEQAEVGRDHILGEMNKSISSVKGNLSQNAPRITQKQIPKDRIGELIGPGGKMIRAIIEQSGSEISVDDTGKVTIASPSEESKAKAIAMIDGIFEEIEVGKIYDGVIKRIADFGAFVEILPGKEGLCHISKLDVKRVQSVRDIVSEGDKIQVKVISVDKMGKIDLSRKDVLLDN; this is translated from the coding sequence ATGGCTACAGAGTTCACTGGTTCTTGGGGTAGAGACTCTATCACCATTGAGACCGGCAAGTGGGCGAAACAAGCTCACGGGTCGGTTGTATACAAAACCGGAAATTTGGTCTTGCTTGCGACTGTTTGTGCAGCTGACGAACCAAAAGAAGGACAAGATTTTTTCCCTCTCACTTGCGAATACACGGAGAAAGCTTACTCAGTAGGTCGTTTTCCAGGCGGTTACTTCAAACGAGAAGCAAAACCGGCAGAACATGAAGTTCTCCTTTCTAGAATTTTAGATCGTCCGATTCGCCCAATGTTCCCTGAAGGTTACTTCTCGGAAGTACAACTTCTCATACAAGTATTATCAGCAGACAAACAAGTTTCTGTCCAAGGCCATGCGATCAACGCAGCTTCGGCGGCACTTTCTGTATCATCGATTCCTTTTGCGGGTCCCATTGCTGGTGCTCGTATCGGTCGTATCGGTGGAGAGTTTATCTTAAACCCAACCAACGAAGAAATTACAAAATCCGATTTGGATTTGGTAGTTGCGGGAACAAAAGATGCCATCGTCATGATCGAAGGGGAAGCAAACGAAATCTCCAAAGAAGATATGATGGCAGCACTTCGTTTTGCCCAAGAACAGTTGAAAGTGGCTGTGGCAATGCAAGAAGAGTTGGCTAAGAAAAATGGAACTGTCAAAAAGGAAGTTGTTTTAAAAGCTCCTGACAAAGAACTCCATGCAAAAATTCGTGAGTTCGCATTCGACCGTTTGACTGTTGCTAACAAAAATGCAGACAAAGCAAAACGTAACGATGACATCAAAGCAATTAACAAAGAAACAGTAGAACATTTTAAAACTCTACTCGCTCCCGAAGACAAATCAAAAGATATCAAACATTTTTTACATGAATTAGAATACGAAGTGGTCCGCGAACTCGTGCTAGGCGAAGGAATTCGTTTTGACGGTCGTAAAACCAACGAAATTCGTCAAATTTCTTGTGAGATTGATGTGCTTCCTGGACCTCATGGTTCGGCAGTGTTTACCAGAGGACAAACCCAATCTCTTGGGGTCATGACTCTTGGAACCACTTCCGACAACCAAAGATACGAAACTTTGGAAGGTTCCAAAGAGAAGAACTTTATGTTGCACTACAATTTCCCAGCTTTCTCTGTGGGAGAGGTGCGACGTAACTCAGGTCCTGGCCGACGTGAAATTGGTCATGGAAACCTAGCAGAACGTGCGATTAAAAAAGTCCTGCCTACTCAAACAGACTTTCCTTATGTCATTCGACTTGTTTCTGAAATTTTAGAATCTAATGGATCGTCCTCAATGGCTTCAGTTTGTTCGGGAACCTTAGCACTAATGGCTGGTGGAGTTCCGATTTCTGGTCCTGTATCAGGAATTGCGATGGGTCTTTTCAGCGATGAAAAGGGTCGATTTGCGGTTCTTTCGGATATCGCCGGAATCGAAGATCATTTTGGAGATATGGATTTCAAACTCGCAGGAACCAAAAAAGGGATCACTGCTTTCCAAATGGATCTAAAAGTAAATGGACTTGGTTTGGAAGTTTTACAAAAAGCCATCGAACAAGCAGAAGTGGGTCGTGACCATATCCTTGGTGAGATGAATAAATCCATTTCTTCTGTGAAAGGTAATTTGAGCCAAAATGCACCGCGCATCACTCAAAAACAAATTCCAAAAGATCGAATTGGTGAACTCATCGGCCCAGGTGGTAAAATGATCCGTGCGATTATTGAACAATCTGGATCAGAAATTTCTGTGGATGACACAGGTAAAGTGACCATTGCTTCACCAAGTGAAGAGTCTAAAGCAAAAGCCATCGCCATGATTGATGGGATCTTTGAAGAAATCGAAGTAGGAAAAATCTACGATGGTGTCATCAAACGAATTGCAGACTTTGGTGCTTTTGTGGAAATCCTTCCAGGCAAAGAAGGACTCTGCCATATCTCTAAACTAGATGTGAAACGAGTGCAATCGGTTCGTGATATTGTTTCCGAAGGGGACAAAATTCAGGTAAAGGTGATTTCCGTTGATAAAATGGGAAAAATCGATCTTTCTCGTAAGGATGTCCTTTTAGACAACTAA
- a CDS encoding M16 family metallopeptidase gives MASVIECKRTVLPNGLTVLFQPMKHASSMGVGVFLKQGSLAETNSEHGYFHFLEHMLFKDTERRTSKEIAESIERVGGILNGSTGREYTQYYVVAIKDQAELAFDILSDMLFRPLFRKEDIHTEKGVIMEEMRSYEDAPDDFVYDYYFRNIFGKSPYGRDIIGTKISVTGVSEKSIRSFFEKHYFPKNMVISVSGNFTWEKILDLTNKYFSFENPVGKNPTELIIPAPKKSYSKHLERRKIEQFHIMLGVNGNKRDYRTVTVTQLISTILGGGMASRLFQNIREKEGLCYSIYSFPSYYKTTGLFSISSATSKEKAARCVELILKELESISKNGFSKSELADAKSNQMGSIAIGYELPENRMNNIGLQEIYYGKYFSLEDRMKSIKSVTLEEINETAKQLFDLKKVHLSCVGDMSESQFAKIPVQFGG, from the coding sequence ATGGCATCCGTCATCGAATGCAAACGAACCGTTTTACCCAACGGGTTAACGGTTCTCTTTCAACCTATGAAACACGCATCCTCAATGGGGGTGGGTGTTTTTTTGAAACAAGGCAGTCTTGCCGAAACTAATTCCGAACATGGATACTTTCACTTTTTAGAGCATATGCTCTTTAAGGATACGGAACGTAGAACGAGTAAAGAAATTGCTGAGTCGATTGAACGAGTCGGTGGAATTCTAAATGGTTCGACTGGTCGTGAATACACACAGTACTACGTGGTCGCAATCAAAGACCAAGCAGAACTTGCTTTTGATATTCTTTCCGATATGTTATTTCGTCCTCTCTTTCGCAAAGAAGACATCCATACAGAAAAGGGTGTCATTATGGAAGAAATGCGTTCTTACGAAGACGCTCCCGATGACTTTGTTTATGATTATTATTTTCGTAATATCTTTGGAAAGTCACCTTACGGCCGTGATATCATTGGGACTAAAATATCAGTCACTGGAGTGAGTGAAAAATCCATCCGCAGTTTTTTTGAAAAACATTATTTCCCTAAAAATATGGTGATTTCCGTTTCTGGAAATTTCACTTGGGAAAAAATTTTGGACCTAACTAATAAATATTTTTCTTTTGAAAATCCTGTAGGTAAAAATCCGACGGAGCTCATCATTCCAGCACCTAAAAAAAGTTATTCGAAGCATTTGGAGCGTCGTAAAATCGAACAGTTCCATATCATGCTTGGTGTGAATGGAAACAAAAGGGACTACCGAACAGTGACTGTCACCCAACTCATCTCGACAATCCTTGGTGGGGGAATGGCATCTCGTCTTTTCCAAAACATCAGAGAAAAAGAAGGGCTTTGTTATAGCATTTATAGTTTTCCTTCCTATTACAAAACAACGGGATTATTTTCCATCTCTTCTGCCACTTCCAAAGAAAAGGCAGCGCGTTGTGTGGAACTCATTCTAAAGGAATTGGAAAGTATTTCTAAAAATGGTTTTTCCAAATCAGAACTTGCCGATGCAAAATCTAACCAAATGGGATCGATTGCCATCGGATACGAACTTCCTGAAAACCGAATGAATAATATTGGTCTCCAGGAAATTTATTATGGTAAGTATTTTTCTTTGGAAGACCGAATGAAATCCATCAAGTCGGTGACCTTAGAGGAAATCAATGAAACCGCAAAACAATTGTTTGATCTAAAAAAAGTGCATTTGTCTTGTGTGGGAGATATGTCAGAATCTCAGTTTGCCAAAATCCCCGTACAGTTTGGTGGTTAG
- the dut gene encoding dUTP diphosphatase, translating to MKLPEIHIQILKEGAVIPEYKTQGAAGMDLSACLSDNLILPKGEVVFVPTGLAMAIPEGYEGQIRPRSGFSTKNRIVMPNSPGTIDSDYRGEILIPLLNLSGTDFVLEPGTRVAQMVLHSVAQLPIQVVAELSATERGAGGFGSTGK from the coding sequence ATGAAATTACCTGAAATTCACATTCAGATTTTAAAAGAGGGAGCCGTCATCCCAGAATACAAAACCCAAGGGGCAGCGGGTATGGATTTGTCGGCCTGCCTTTCTGATAACCTCATCCTTCCCAAAGGCGAAGTGGTTTTTGTTCCGACAGGCCTTGCGATGGCCATTCCGGAAGGATATGAAGGCCAGATTCGACCAAGGAGTGGATTTTCTACCAAAAACCGGATTGTGATGCCGAATAGTCCCGGAACCATCGACTCTGATTATCGGGGAGAAATTCTCATCCCACTTTTAAACTTAAGTGGTACCGACTTTGTTTTGGAGCCCGGAACTCGGGTGGCTCAAATGGTGCTTCACTCGGTTGCCCAACTTCCCATCCAAGTTGTGGCAGAACTTTCCGCCACAGAAAGGGGAGCCGGTGGATTTGGGAGTACGGGAAAATAA
- the flgG gene encoding flagellar basal-body rod protein FlgG, giving the protein MMRSLWTGATGMIAQQFHIDTVANNLANVNTTGFKKNRVDFEDLVYQHQVLAGTPATSVSEIPTGVNVGHGVKVAATQKLFEIGSFQATGNKLDLALTGEMAFFKIQMPDGTFSYSRDGSFKIDSNQQVVTSNGYLLEPPIILPENAILNTLMVSEEGEVTVKIGNDIRPTTIGQLELYRFVNPAGLQAVGKNLFRETVASGPEIPGMPSQEGYGSVLQGFLEMSNVKIVEEMVNMIVAQRAYESNSKTIQTSDNMLSTAIGLKR; this is encoded by the coding sequence ATGATGCGATCCCTTTGGACCGGTGCTACCGGGATGATTGCCCAACAATTCCATATTGATACGGTGGCCAATAACCTTGCCAACGTAAACACCACTGGTTTTAAAAAGAATCGTGTGGACTTCGAAGATTTAGTGTACCAACACCAAGTGCTTGCGGGAACTCCAGCCACCTCTGTTTCCGAAATTCCTACTGGAGTGAATGTGGGTCATGGTGTGAAAGTCGCCGCCACACAGAAGTTATTCGAAATTGGATCTTTCCAAGCCACAGGAAATAAACTAGACCTTGCTCTAACCGGCGAGATGGCTTTTTTCAAAATCCAAATGCCCGATGGCACTTTCTCTTACTCAAGAGATGGATCTTTCAAAATTGATTCGAACCAACAAGTGGTGACCTCTAACGGTTACTTACTCGAACCACCGATCATCCTACCAGAAAATGCCATCCTCAATACCCTAATGGTTTCCGAAGAAGGGGAAGTGACCGTAAAAATCGGTAACGACATTCGACCAACCACCATTGGCCAATTGGAACTCTACCGGTTTGTAAACCCGGCAGGTCTCCAGGCTGTGGGGAAAAACTTGTTTCGTGAAACTGTGGCTTCTGGTCCTGAAATTCCAGGGATGCCTTCGCAAGAAGGATATGGAAGTGTTTTACAAGGGTTTTTAGAGATGAGTAACGTAAAGATCGTAGAAGAGATGGTGAATATGATTGTGGCACAAAGGGCCTATGAATCCAATTCCAAAACCATCCAAACCTCGGATAACATGCTTTCTACGGCGATCGGACTCAAACGTTAA
- the flgA gene encoding flagellar basal body P-ring formation chaperone FlgA, with the protein MKPWVLFLFSLGFTLPTLASGKDFRLYLKPKTIVGAGEIRLSDFTNWKGNWNPVIFQNLQSPKVLTPEQLVDVLNSRYSSETKETGESVSFEVMGKEGILLPKTATVSKKELERSLWKDLKESVEQTIGEEGDLFRLSSEKDSILTISGTKLVWRNTGRTLHGGKRLFPLDYYFEGKMIHSESVPFLIEEKKKAYFTTKEIPAKTVLTEEDVELRSFFTADHNREYVEESPVGKTALNALLSDATIEKKQVRTLHTIERGQEVQLVYTTGNLFLKIKTRALASGNKGDEIPVLNLASQKIIKARVQNEGICLLEEI; encoded by the coding sequence ATGAAACCTTGGGTACTTTTTCTTTTTAGTTTAGGTTTCACTTTGCCCACCTTGGCAAGTGGGAAAGACTTTCGACTCTACTTAAAACCCAAAACCATTGTGGGTGCAGGGGAGATCCGTCTTTCTGATTTTACCAACTGGAAAGGAAACTGGAACCCAGTCATTTTTCAAAATTTACAATCACCCAAAGTTTTGACACCAGAACAATTGGTAGATGTTTTAAATTCTCGTTATAGTTCAGAAACAAAAGAAACAGGTGAATCTGTTTCCTTTGAAGTGATGGGAAAAGAGGGGATCTTACTTCCGAAAACCGCTACAGTTTCAAAAAAAGAATTGGAACGTTCTCTTTGGAAGGATCTGAAAGAATCCGTAGAACAGACGATTGGTGAAGAAGGAGATTTGTTTCGGTTGAGTTCTGAAAAAGATTCTATCCTTACGATCTCTGGAACGAAACTCGTTTGGCGAAATACGGGTCGCACCCTCCACGGGGGGAAAAGGCTTTTCCCATTGGATTATTATTTTGAAGGGAAGATGATCCATTCGGAATCGGTTCCTTTTTTGATTGAAGAAAAGAAAAAGGCTTACTTTACAACAAAAGAAATCCCAGCAAAAACTGTGCTCACAGAAGAAGATGTAGAACTTCGCTCTTTTTTTACCGCTGATCATAACCGCGAGTATGTGGAAGAAAGTCCTGTTGGGAAAACGGCTCTGAATGCTCTCTTGAGTGATGCGACCATTGAAAAAAAACAAGTGAGAACTTTACATACCATTGAAAGAGGACAAGAGGTTCAACTTGTGTATACAACTGGAAATCTATTCTTAAAAATCAAAACAAGGGCATTGGCATCGGGAAACAAAGGGGATGAAATCCCTGTTCTCAATCTAGCTTCCCAAAAAATCATAAAAGCTAGAGTCCAAAACGAAGGGATCTGCCTTCTGGAAGAAATTTAG
- a CDS encoding flagellar basal body L-ring protein FlgH, translating to MLKDKPKKIPTNIFSFLFLLVILLFFTSASTLVADSLWKDKDPYSYPKTIQPGTVVKVVLKNGLRVEYESEYKATFDNDIKTVPDKKLVPDLPAYNSNSTYMRSKVGKSKSQGKVVGVMAVLVTGIDPGTGNLELEGSKVFNLSEERINLRLSGTISPEDLDKNRFISSDLIANLRVEYQGTLNPKELTNPNIQMKRITNPDGTVTEKAELSEPEKQEIILKNIKRLLGESE from the coding sequence ATGTTGAAAGATAAACCTAAAAAGATACCAACGAATATTTTTTCTTTTTTATTTCTACTTGTTATTTTGTTATTCTTTACATCTGCTTCTACTTTGGTTGCGGATTCTTTATGGAAAGACAAGGATCCGTATTCGTATCCGAAAACCATCCAACCAGGGACAGTTGTTAAAGTGGTTTTAAAAAACGGGCTTCGAGTCGAATATGAATCCGAATACAAAGCTACTTTTGATAACGATATCAAAACGGTTCCCGATAAAAAGTTAGTTCCCGACCTTCCTGCTTATAACTCGAATTCCACATACATGCGTTCCAAAGTTGGTAAGTCCAAATCTCAAGGCAAAGTGGTAGGTGTCATGGCAGTCCTTGTTACAGGGATTGATCCAGGTACGGGGAATTTGGAACTTGAGGGAAGTAAGGTATTTAATTTATCGGAAGAAAGAATTAACCTTCGTTTGTCGGGAACTATTTCTCCTGAAGATTTAGATAAAAATCGATTCATTTCGAGTGATCTGATTGCCAACCTGAGAGTGGAATACCAAGGAACCTTAAATCCAAAAGAACTCACAAATCCTAATATCCAAATGAAACGGATCACAAATCCCGATGGAACCGTCACTGAAAAAGCAGAACTATCGGAGCCAGAAAAACAAGAAATCATTTTGAAAAATATCAAACGACTCTTAGGTGAAAGTGAGTAA
- a CDS encoding flagellar basal body P-ring protein FlgI yields MNQNHTYLEFKKETFRFFSKPLVASVVFLLGTLPIFAVETRLKDLVRIDAVRENQLTGFGLVVGLNGTGDTKNPLTEEALQNYLAGLGVNTKKNLRDAKNTASVLITANVPVNLKEGDKIDVLVSSLGDARSLEGGVLLQSPLKAGNGETIAVASGILAFGGKEKKRGGADKKSGSNTALVPMGAILEKSVPNAPVTKSVKLTLLEKDYTTMGAIVDAITAELAVVPEVVSPTEVLVPLPLKTSGQTSPGEMATGEPKLDLAFLAKLENLTINSSPVARVVINERTGTIVMGANIAIDEVAISQQGLTIQIASRDKARYFFPIQEEGKGESVFVLKETTQVSDVVGALNKVGASTRDIISILEALKKQGALKAELVIQ; encoded by the coding sequence ATGAATCAAAATCATACTTACCTAGAGTTTAAAAAAGAAACTTTCCGATTTTTTTCAAAACCATTGGTCGCAAGTGTCGTTTTCCTTTTAGGAACTCTCCCTATTTTTGCTGTAGAAACAAGACTAAAGGATCTCGTGCGAATTGATGCGGTTCGCGAAAACCAACTCACAGGGTTTGGCCTTGTGGTAGGTCTCAATGGTACTGGAGATACAAAAAATCCTCTGACTGAAGAGGCCTTACAAAATTACCTCGCAGGTCTTGGTGTGAATACCAAAAAGAATCTAAGGGATGCCAAAAACACAGCTTCTGTTCTCATCACAGCCAACGTTCCGGTCAACTTGAAAGAAGGGGATAAAATTGATGTTTTAGTTTCTTCTTTGGGGGATGCACGTTCTTTGGAAGGGGGAGTGCTTTTGCAATCTCCACTCAAAGCAGGGAATGGGGAAACCATTGCCGTTGCTTCCGGCATACTCGCGTTTGGTGGGAAAGAGAAAAAACGAGGTGGTGCTGATAAAAAATCAGGATCCAATACCGCGCTTGTTCCAATGGGTGCGATTTTGGAAAAATCGGTTCCCAATGCCCCTGTGACAAAATCAGTCAAACTCACACTTCTCGAAAAAGATTATACAACTATGGGTGCCATTGTGGATGCCATAACCGCCGAACTTGCTGTGGTTCCGGAAGTAGTCTCTCCTACAGAAGTCCTAGTTCCCCTTCCTCTAAAAACCTCTGGCCAAACTTCTCCCGGAGAAATGGCAACAGGAGAACCCAAACTGGATTTGGCCTTTCTTGCGAAGTTAGAAAATTTAACGATTAATTCTTCGCCTGTGGCCCGTGTGGTGATCAACGAAAGGACAGGGACGATCGTGATGGGAGCAAATATTGCCATTGATGAAGTGGCTATTTCCCAACAAGGTCTGACCATCCAAATTGCCAGTAGAGACAAGGCTCGGTATTTTTTTCCCATCCAAGAAGAAGGGAAAGGCGAATCTGTTTTTGTTCTCAAAGAAACCACCCAAGTTTCGGATGTGGTGGGAGCTCTCAACAAGGTGGGGGCTTCTACCCGGGACATTATTTCGATTCTTGAGGCTTTGAAGAAACAAGGGGCCTTAAAAGCGGAACTTGTGATTCAGTAA
- a CDS encoding rod-binding protein gives MDIHKIQDYSNRLSRSQDESILTRMKSYADEVGKPKKQGLSDFQNLLENHEEIIGKVSSSSLKVPQNIREEIKEDPYRKKLYDASVEFESVFVKMMLKEMKNTIHKEKLIDGGYAEEIFEDMLYDEYAKNISQNESMGLAEEIYKQMSASLPPVKKNPYF, from the coding sequence ATGGACATTCACAAAATCCAAGACTACTCGAACCGCTTAAGCCGCTCCCAGGATGAATCCATTCTCACGCGGATGAAGTCCTATGCAGACGAAGTTGGAAAACCAAAAAAACAAGGTCTGTCTGATTTCCAGAACTTACTAGAAAACCATGAAGAAATTATAGGTAAGGTCAGTTCTTCTTCGCTCAAAGTCCCACAAAACATTCGCGAGGAGATAAAAGAAGATCCTTACAGAAAAAAACTTTATGATGCGTCCGTAGAATTTGAGTCTGTATTTGTGAAGATGATGTTAAAGGAAATGAAAAACACCATTCACAAAGAAAAACTCATTGATGGTGGTTACGCGGAAGAAATTTTTGAAGATATGTTATACGATGAGTATGCAAAGAACATTTCCCAAAACGAATCCATGGGACTTGCAGAAGAGATCTACAAACAGATGTCTGCATCCCTTCCGCCCGTGAAAAAAAATCCTTATTTCTAA